The following proteins come from a genomic window of Sphingobium cloacae:
- a CDS encoding DUF736 domain-containing protein: MNIGEFKLNKGRILGWIATRTIDLPKLALRPVESENELAPAFEIIAPNVGGRVVQVGALWAAVAKRTGEVFYQGHVDDPSMPEPLPIALFGSIEEGFRAAWRRQERDDFGPTLRTSRNDAPSGRGGGDDYGFGDSTANENGELSSQGAAADLDDEVQF; encoded by the coding sequence ATGAATATCGGTGAGTTCAAGTTGAACAAGGGGCGCATTTTGGGCTGGATTGCTACCCGCACCATCGACCTGCCCAAGCTGGCCTTGCGCCCGGTCGAAAGCGAAAACGAACTGGCCCCCGCTTTTGAGATCATCGCCCCCAATGTCGGCGGCCGCGTCGTGCAGGTCGGCGCGCTCTGGGCAGCCGTCGCAAAGCGGACGGGCGAGGTATTCTATCAAGGCCATGTGGACGATCCGTCTATGCCCGAACCCCTCCCCATCGCGCTTTTCGGCTCGATTGAAGAAGGCTTCCGCGCAGCATGGCGCAGGCAGGAACGCGACGATTTCGGGCCTACCCTCCGCACGTCGCGCAACGATGCACCTTCCGGTCGCGGCGGCGGTGACGACTACGGCTTCGGGGACAGCACCGCCAATGAAAACGGCGAACTGTCCAGCCAAGGCGCCGCCGCCGATCTGGACGATGAAGTCCAGTTCTAG
- a CDS encoding SLOG family protein: MTKKSAKRSVSTLADLSELIAEETATPEFEASFGDPLPLSIIEPGEEPGEHDMPEPFAAQKVCGELITSLYCLFTDTRLDPLAPQVAWGIVNSFQFVAGTLKRQEDDLASKILDMTRRMEPSEVFNKDLEDTQLQCQSLAEQRANIETMRDYAAAMYKACWRRAWAPAKGSKASSVTTASYISAVDFLRERALAKREQHHPQGPVVVFSGPAIWEEWEPLWTKLTEIKARVPHMTLVTTGQRKGADAIAAAWAAREGVPIVAFGLYGGGKKPAFTRNKKIAELRPVEAVLCEGSGIQANLYQTMRKQGVPIHAFHWPKDKPKPQRPHTIDTYRAEDIFQPSDTFRRARRYG; the protein is encoded by the coding sequence ATGACCAAGAAGTCAGCTAAGAGAAGCGTTAGCACACTTGCCGACTTGTCGGAACTTATCGCGGAGGAAACCGCAACGCCGGAGTTTGAAGCGTCGTTTGGCGACCCGCTTCCCCTTTCGATCATTGAACCGGGCGAAGAACCGGGCGAACATGACATGCCCGAGCCGTTTGCCGCGCAGAAGGTTTGCGGCGAACTTATCACGTCGCTTTACTGCCTATTCACCGACACACGCCTTGACCCGCTGGCCCCGCAAGTCGCTTGGGGCATCGTCAACAGCTTCCAATTCGTCGCGGGAACGCTGAAACGCCAAGAGGATGACCTGGCCAGCAAAATCCTAGACATGACACGGCGCATGGAGCCGAGCGAGGTATTCAACAAAGACCTTGAGGATACGCAGCTTCAATGCCAGTCGCTTGCCGAGCAGCGCGCCAATATCGAAACAATGCGCGACTACGCCGCCGCCATGTATAAGGCTTGCTGGCGTCGCGCATGGGCACCGGCCAAGGGTAGCAAGGCGTCATCCGTAACGACCGCAAGCTATATCAGCGCGGTTGATTTCCTGCGGGAACGCGCCCTCGCCAAGCGGGAACAGCACCATCCGCAAGGCCCGGTTGTCGTCTTTTCCGGCCCCGCCATATGGGAGGAATGGGAACCCCTCTGGACGAAGCTGACCGAAATCAAGGCGCGCGTTCCGCACATGACGCTTGTGACGACCGGGCAGCGCAAGGGGGCCGATGCCATCGCGGCAGCATGGGCCGCGCGCGAAGGTGTGCCGATTGTCGCTTTCGGCCTTTATGGCGGCGGCAAGAAACCCGCCTTCACCCGCAACAAGAAAATAGCCGAACTTCGTCCGGTCGAAGCCGTGCTTTGCGAGGGATCGGGCATACAGGCCAATCTTTACCAGACCATGCGGAAGCAGGGCGTTCCCATTCACGCTTTCCACTGGCCGAAGGATAAGCCCAAGCCCCAACGACCGCACACTATCGACACCTACCGGGCGGAGGATATATTCCAGCCCTCGGACACGTTCAGGCGAGCGCGCCGCTACGGCTGA
- a CDS encoding DUF5818 domain-containing protein, with the protein MAAAPLRLHGRLRRNARGFLLEMDDGHVWRLRGAQDFPPLLDTAVIVEARKASSILLDVLWMGPA; encoded by the coding sequence ATGGCGGCTGCACCCCTGCGTCTCCATGGCCGTCTTCGCCGCAACGCGCGTGGCTTCCTCCTCGAGATGGACGATGGCCACGTCTGGCGGCTCAGGGGCGCGCAGGATTTCCCGCCGCTCCTGGATACTGCCGTCATCGTCGAGGCACGCAAGGCCAGCAGCATCCTCCTCGACGTTCTCTGGATGGGGCCGGCCTAG
- a CDS encoding DUF6283 family protein yields MKPLLKRPCNECPWRRDHPAGWLGGYRPEDFTQQIQFDGPPLPCHKTIPGDGTDARAMCAGALIFMRNSCKGAHHPDYGDALDTVEPDTATVFAWSHEFIDHHCNPDKWLERVRARMTAQR; encoded by the coding sequence GTGAAGCCCCTGCTCAAACGGCCGTGCAACGAGTGCCCCTGGCGCCGCGACCATCCTGCCGGCTGGCTTGGCGGCTATCGGCCGGAAGACTTCACGCAGCAAATCCAGTTCGATGGGCCGCCGCTGCCATGCCATAAGACCATCCCGGGCGACGGCACCGATGCCCGCGCCATGTGCGCCGGCGCGCTCATATTCATGCGCAACTCGTGCAAAGGTGCGCACCATCCCGACTATGGCGATGCGCTCGACACGGTCGAGCCCGACACCGCGACGGTGTTCGCGTGGTCCCACGAGTTTATCGATCACCACTGCAACCCGGACAAATGGCTGGAGCGTGTTCGGGCCAGGATGACCGCCCAGCGTTGA
- a CDS encoding putative toxin-antitoxin system toxin component, PIN family has product MKGDAFVLDTNVLISAALSAESPPARVTHWVIANARLIFAEPTFEEFRSRLWRPKFDRYLTIERRNQILHDFSAIADWVELNSDPLPVSSRDPDDDMFIRAAIAGSARWLVSGDRDLLEVQGLPAPTIVSPADMLKRISA; this is encoded by the coding sequence ATGAAGGGTGACGCTTTCGTTCTCGATACGAATGTCCTCATCAGCGCCGCGCTTTCGGCGGAATCGCCCCCTGCCAGAGTGACCCACTGGGTGATCGCTAATGCCCGGCTGATCTTCGCCGAACCCACTTTCGAGGAATTCCGATCCCGGCTCTGGCGTCCGAAGTTCGACAGATATTTGACGATCGAGCGTCGGAACCAGATCCTGCACGATTTCAGCGCTATCGCGGACTGGGTGGAACTGAACAGCGATCCTCTCCCGGTCAGCAGCCGGGATCCCGACGATGATATGTTTATCCGCGCCGCCATTGCCGGATCGGCCCGCTGGCTGGTGAGTGGGGACCGGGATTTACTTGAGGTTCAAGGTTTGCCTGCCCCCACGATCGTGTCGCCCGCGGACATGCTGAAACGCATTTCCGCATAG
- a CDS encoding ATP-binding protein — protein sequence MTFPTTIHASVGESIIHKATRLFAGCVADALHELLQNARRAGATRVDIRRFDRDSATILRIRDDGRGIADPTKLLALGDSGWDSDIARSEDPAGMGVFSLAGRHVVIRSRPADAEDGWQVTIPPQEWESGEPLELVPAIIAKGTEIEIELSKAWIDELGEAVKNAARFYPLPVFYGEERQAHEAFLKEAVRVENWNGCSIGVFLDKYTPHREQARINFHGLTVPCRLPHVHDADGGRGWYAKVDIVDAKNLQFVLPARKEMVQNTALDALREACQAAIFRTIAREGHHRLSYTQWLRARELGISLPEAAPFLHLWTPRIAETNDIFPGERIAGEPMVIMPTLSANIEQCVDRALKSADGLGGSPVRAMLEFAGYGWYNALPRVLGLSFQVETDNETFHYDDGASVPDDVDSGRVGAITLELAVRATADSEEPADILAFPADVLIVPTDCCSDLDDVAILLGTDCAITPGELASLLEASCFWPNEDCDADSHYTQQAAFEMQARFAANMLLLGEDAAVLERVREALRQHVTWLIPKDRAISMQAVNHLVEAAFADNDDAPSVDAAE from the coding sequence ATGACATTTCCCACCACGATCCACGCCAGTGTCGGCGAGTCGATCATCCACAAGGCGACAAGACTTTTTGCCGGCTGCGTCGCCGACGCGCTCCACGAGCTCCTCCAGAACGCCCGCAGAGCAGGTGCCACTCGCGTCGACATCCGCCGGTTCGACCGGGATAGCGCCACGATCCTGCGCATCCGCGACGATGGCAGAGGCATAGCCGATCCGACCAAGCTTCTCGCGCTCGGCGACTCAGGCTGGGACAGCGACATTGCCCGCAGCGAGGATCCGGCGGGCATGGGTGTCTTCAGCCTTGCCGGTCGCCATGTCGTCATCCGGTCGCGCCCCGCCGACGCCGAGGACGGATGGCAAGTGACGATCCCGCCGCAGGAGTGGGAGAGCGGGGAGCCGCTCGAACTTGTCCCGGCAATAATCGCCAAGGGCACCGAAATCGAAATCGAATTGTCCAAGGCGTGGATCGACGAGCTTGGAGAAGCGGTGAAAAACGCGGCGCGCTTCTATCCGCTTCCGGTCTTTTATGGCGAGGAGCGGCAGGCCCATGAAGCCTTTTTGAAAGAGGCCGTGCGCGTCGAAAACTGGAACGGGTGCAGCATCGGCGTTTTTCTCGACAAATACACGCCCCACCGCGAGCAGGCCCGAATCAACTTCCATGGCCTCACCGTCCCGTGCCGCCTGCCGCATGTCCATGACGCCGATGGCGGGCGCGGTTGGTATGCCAAGGTCGACATCGTGGACGCGAAAAATTTGCAGTTTGTGCTTCCGGCACGCAAGGAAATGGTCCAGAATACGGCGCTCGACGCCCTGCGCGAAGCCTGCCAAGCGGCGATTTTCCGCACCATCGCCCGTGAGGGCCATCATCGGCTTTCCTACACACAATGGCTCCGCGCGCGAGAACTCGGCATCTCGCTGCCCGAGGCGGCGCCCTTCCTGCACCTCTGGACACCCCGCATCGCCGAAACGAACGACATCTTTCCGGGTGAGCGGATCGCCGGGGAACCGATGGTCATCATGCCCACGCTATCCGCGAACATCGAGCAGTGCGTCGACCGCGCGCTGAAATCCGCAGATGGTCTCGGCGGCTCGCCCGTTCGCGCGATGCTCGAATTCGCCGGATATGGCTGGTACAATGCGCTCCCGCGCGTCCTGGGGCTGTCCTTTCAGGTCGAGACGGACAACGAGACGTTCCACTATGACGACGGGGCATCGGTTCCCGACGACGTCGATTCCGGCCGCGTCGGCGCGATCACGCTCGAGCTCGCAGTGCGGGCCACCGCCGATTCCGAGGAACCCGCCGACATCCTCGCATTCCCCGCCGATGTGCTGATCGTCCCCACCGACTGTTGCAGCGACCTCGACGACGTCGCCATCCTGCTCGGCACCGACTGCGCGATCACGCCCGGCGAACTCGCCTCGCTGCTCGAAGCCTCCTGCTTCTGGCCCAACGAGGATTGCGACGCCGACAGCCATTACACCCAACAGGCGGCATTCGAGATGCAGGCCCGCTTCGCCGCGAACATGCTGCTTCTCGGCGAGGATGCGGCGGTCCTCGAGCGCGTGCGCGAGGCGTTGCGCCAGCATGTCACCTGGCTGATCCCCAAGGACCGGGCGATCAGCATGCAGGCGGTCAACCATCTGGTCGAGGCCGCCTTCGCGGACAATGACGACGCGCCTTCGGTCGACGCCGCCGAGTAG
- a CDS encoding DUF1419 domain-containing protein: MSGASFRAARRAASTRSRAMTQKPPFTKIFDGVATRKQMFELFNRIPDCPFEDRISGKAYENTWFEVDREGYDTMLEVLPPLFMRAGMFALSELKAGFVGSVFFEIDSIDGRRRWFTGYCNLGDRSSPDAMRAAIIAYEKVAMANLSRDAALDLIWERTHDDFRGLAGQFNPDAWPTEHHGKRSILVHEPGVGTVQKLLENLTDAEIADRLPHGPTI, translated from the coding sequence ATGTCCGGCGCGTCGTTTCGCGCGGCGCGTCGGGCCGCGTCCACAAGGAGCCGTGCCATGACACAAAAGCCGCCCTTCACGAAAATCTTCGACGGCGTTGCGACGCGCAAGCAGATGTTCGAGTTGTTCAACCGGATTCCCGACTGCCCGTTCGAGGATCGAATCTCCGGGAAAGCCTACGAAAATACGTGGTTCGAGGTGGACCGCGAGGGCTATGACACGATGCTTGAAGTGCTGCCGCCGCTCTTCATGCGAGCCGGGATGTTCGCTTTGTCCGAGCTCAAGGCCGGCTTCGTCGGCTCGGTTTTCTTCGAGATCGATAGCATCGACGGACGCAGGCGCTGGTTCACCGGATATTGCAACCTCGGCGATCGCAGCAGCCCCGACGCGATGCGGGCCGCGATCATCGCGTATGAGAAGGTCGCTATGGCCAACCTGTCGCGAGACGCCGCCCTGGATTTGATCTGGGAGCGCACGCACGATGATTTTCGCGGTCTCGCAGGTCAGTTCAATCCCGACGCCTGGCCCACCGAGCATCACGGCAAACGGTCCATCCTCGTCCATGAACCGGGCGTCGGCACTGTCCAGAAGCTTCTCGAAAATCTCACCGACGCCGAGATCGCCGACCGGCTGCCGCACGGGCCGACGATCTAG
- a CDS encoding type IV secretion system DNA-binding domain-containing protein — MSIFRNDTLGSWTRGGQAIVHNVRMTTQVFFQTVVAGIVLWAMGTGWYAFEKSSEYQRFVLVKMAEASFKADTARGTSDPMLFRTPDGREYWTSADALIESRVGKKALGKLETDLIHGAAIAGMGALAALVFAWFYFTRTGRGLGSNEYIRGARFGTISEVRRALRGQKKGALNIGGVAVPEAFEPEHILLVGAPGTGKTNLITTMLAGIRKQGKRAIVYDTAGSFVEKFYRPGRDILLNPLDKRTDIWSPWVDVPQEYHYDQIAESTIPDKHGDPFWSKAARGTLVAVLRKLARQKHTLISILLDRVLRSPVADLAAYVKGTDAAAFISSEGERTSAGVQAELASVMRSFSYLDDTVDGFSIRKWVEDEKDDSWLFVTVKADQLPSLRPLITVWLDIAISAIMSLTPDRNRRLYCVIDELPTLQKLPSLSDFLARARKYGGCGILGFQSYPQLNATYGKEDAAAITGYCSTWVALRANDSDTSELISKNLGRVEQVEANEGMSYGVNDMRDGVNLSRMQVTRPLVMDTEVNHLPNLSGFLRFGRNLPVVRFTDRFNLLPTVAPAFIERNEPPKRLPIGEKIICETRKSRRAAQARQTAARKGEASSDQGARPTPGKPQGDFFNRPNDPPPVDETTGVPIPEEAAGHDKSTIPPDHPDPDMGEGDLPIEDHADADDVVATPIPLLGARRGTLRVSLDSHGRSEGPREKAKPA; from the coding sequence ATGAGCATCTTCCGTAACGACACATTGGGCTCATGGACCCGCGGTGGTCAGGCGATCGTCCACAATGTCAGGATGACCACCCAGGTCTTCTTCCAGACCGTGGTCGCGGGGATCGTCCTGTGGGCGATGGGGACTGGCTGGTATGCCTTCGAGAAGTCGAGCGAGTATCAGCGTTTCGTTCTGGTCAAGATGGCGGAGGCCAGCTTCAAGGCCGATACCGCGCGAGGAACCAGTGACCCCATGCTGTTCCGCACCCCGGACGGTCGGGAATATTGGACGTCGGCCGACGCCCTCATCGAATCCCGCGTCGGTAAGAAGGCGCTCGGTAAACTCGAAACCGACCTCATCCATGGGGCGGCCATTGCCGGTATGGGGGCACTCGCCGCGCTGGTTTTCGCCTGGTTCTATTTTACCCGGACAGGACGCGGCCTCGGGTCCAACGAATATATTCGCGGCGCCCGCTTTGGGACGATCTCGGAAGTCCGCCGTGCTCTCCGGGGGCAGAAGAAAGGGGCGCTCAACATCGGCGGCGTCGCGGTGCCAGAGGCCTTCGAGCCGGAGCATATCCTGCTTGTCGGCGCCCCCGGCACGGGGAAAACCAACCTCATCACCACCATGCTCGCTGGGATCCGCAAGCAGGGCAAGCGGGCCATCGTCTATGACACCGCCGGGAGCTTCGTCGAGAAATTCTACCGCCCCGGACGCGACATCCTCCTTAACCCGCTGGACAAGCGCACTGACATCTGGAGCCCCTGGGTCGATGTCCCGCAGGAGTATCACTACGACCAGATCGCGGAATCTACCATCCCCGACAAGCATGGCGATCCCTTCTGGTCGAAGGCAGCACGCGGTACGCTGGTCGCGGTCCTGCGCAAGCTTGCCCGGCAGAAGCACACCCTCATCTCGATCCTGCTCGACCGCGTGCTCCGCTCCCCGGTCGCGGACCTCGCCGCCTATGTGAAGGGCACTGATGCCGCCGCGTTCATCTCCTCGGAAGGGGAGCGCACTTCTGCCGGCGTCCAGGCCGAGCTCGCCTCGGTCATGCGCAGTTTCTCCTATCTTGACGATACGGTGGACGGTTTCTCGATCCGTAAATGGGTCGAGGACGAGAAGGACGACAGCTGGCTGTTCGTGACCGTCAAGGCCGACCAGCTTCCCTCGCTGCGTCCCCTCATCACCGTCTGGCTCGATATCGCGATCAGCGCGATCATGAGCCTTACGCCCGATCGCAACCGGCGGCTCTATTGCGTGATCGACGAGTTGCCGACGCTTCAGAAGCTTCCTTCGCTATCCGACTTCCTGGCCCGTGCGCGCAAATATGGGGGCTGCGGCATATTGGGGTTCCAGTCCTATCCCCAGCTCAATGCCACCTACGGCAAGGAGGATGCCGCCGCCATCACCGGCTACTGCTCGACCTGGGTGGCGCTCCGGGCCAACGATTCCGATACCTCGGAACTCATCTCCAAGAATCTCGGCCGGGTCGAGCAAGTCGAGGCGAACGAGGGCATGTCCTACGGCGTCAACGACATGCGCGACGGGGTGAACTTAAGCCGTATGCAGGTGACCCGCCCGCTGGTGATGGACACCGAGGTCAACCACCTGCCCAACCTTTCGGGGTTTCTCCGGTTCGGTCGCAACCTCCCCGTCGTGCGCTTCACTGATCGCTTCAATCTCCTGCCAACGGTCGCACCCGCCTTCATCGAACGGAACGAACCGCCCAAGCGACTGCCGATCGGCGAGAAGATCATATGCGAGACACGGAAAAGTCGCCGGGCGGCGCAAGCACGACAAACGGCCGCTAGGAAAGGAGAGGCTTCATCGGACCAAGGCGCAAGACCGACACCCGGGAAGCCGCAGGGCGACTTTTTCAACCGCCCGAACGATCCTCCACCCGTGGACGAGACGACCGGTGTGCCGATCCCCGAAGAGGCGGCCGGTCACGACAAAAGCACAATACCTCCGGATCATCCTGATCCCGACATGGGCGAGGGCGATTTGCCGATCGAGGACCATGCTGATGCGGACGACGTGGTCGCGACGCCCATCCCACTGCTGGGCGCGCGGCGGGGGACCCTTCGCGTATCGCTCGATAGCCATGGCCGGTCCGAAGGACCGCGCGAGAAGGCGAAGCCGGCATGA
- a CDS encoding type II toxin-antitoxin system prevent-host-death family antitoxin: MQTITANEAKTRFGELIDRVQREPVRVTRRNRVVGVMVSPEDYAAMREFYADRLARTLRETASEAARKGLTDSELERLLSDEG, encoded by the coding sequence ATGCAGACGATTACGGCCAATGAAGCCAAAACCCGCTTCGGCGAACTGATCGACCGGGTTCAGCGCGAGCCCGTGCGGGTTACGCGCCGCAACCGGGTGGTCGGCGTCATGGTTTCCCCGGAGGATTACGCGGCGATGCGGGAGTTCTACGCGGACAGGCTTGCCCGCACGCTACGCGAAACCGCGAGCGAGGCTGCGCGCAAGGGCCTGACCGACAGCGAACTGGAGCGTCTGCTTTCCGATGAAGGGTGA
- a CDS encoding ribbon-helix-helix domain-containing protein, protein MARITIRIDDALCERLQRRARKVGISVAELLRPAIDQAADPRGGYVYTTQDEILSCVIQTLSIVAASVRRRSPEALEQGMADAKALLEAKGLLGPEDQP, encoded by the coding sequence TTGGCAAGGATCACAATCCGGATAGACGATGCGCTTTGCGAGCGGCTGCAGCGCCGTGCTCGTAAAGTCGGCATCAGCGTTGCCGAACTCCTCCGCCCTGCGATCGACCAGGCCGCCGACCCTCGCGGCGGCTACGTCTATACGACGCAGGACGAAATCCTCTCCTGCGTCATACAGACACTCTCGATCGTCGCGGCATCGGTACGCCGTCGGTCGCCCGAAGCGCTCGAGCAGGGCATGGCCGACGCCAAAGCGTTGCTCGAAGCGAAGGGCCTGCTCGGGCCGGAGGACCAGCCATGA
- a CDS encoding ATP-binding protein, with protein MSFSTSTRTTSGRSGFTQADEPPGPLDTILRELFRIAQRAGACRIHVETFDYEGRPTLSVLDNGSGIDSPRALLALDAFGWRAARLRSQPSSGLALSSLVGRHTIVRSGPDETEPAWSVTIPAEAWTGEAPIAVEPDGGLCGTNIMVEIPEEWRPGLEDAVAAAARHVPMHVFFHARWKNPD; from the coding sequence ATGTCATTTTCCACCTCGACACGCACGACAAGCGGCCGTTCCGGCTTCACACAGGCCGACGAGCCGCCCGGTCCGCTCGATACGATCTTACGCGAACTGTTCCGCATCGCCCAACGCGCCGGTGCCTGCCGGATCCATGTCGAAACGTTCGATTATGAAGGACGTCCGACCCTCTCCGTCCTCGACAATGGCTCGGGGATCGACAGTCCACGGGCCTTGCTCGCACTGGACGCCTTCGGTTGGCGCGCGGCCCGTCTGCGGTCGCAGCCTTCATCTGGCCTCGCGCTATCGAGCCTGGTTGGACGGCATACGATCGTCCGGTCCGGTCCCGATGAAACCGAACCCGCATGGAGCGTGACGATTCCAGCCGAGGCCTGGACTGGTGAAGCGCCGATCGCGGTCGAGCCGGATGGCGGCCTTTGCGGCACCAATATCATGGTCGAGATTCCCGAAGAATGGCGTCCGGGGCTCGAGGACGCCGTGGCAGCCGCCGCGCGGCACGTGCCCATGCACGTCTTTTTCCACGCCCGGTGGAAGAATCCCGACTGA